A portion of the Shimia isoporae genome contains these proteins:
- a CDS encoding hydroxypyruvate isomerase family protein — MPKFAANLTMLFKELPELERFDAAAEAGFEAVEVLFPYDMQASDILTSLSRNKLSLELINCPPPNYTGGPRGYAAIPGGEERFRHDFKRTLRYANALGARLVHIMAGPAQGPEARETFVANLRWASDIAQKQMLTIEPINDSDMPGYFLNNFDLAADILDEVAAPNLALQFDTYHAYRIHGDVKACWDKHNHLVGHIQIGGIPDRHEPAGGPFDYPAFFKMLDETGYDGVVSAEYFPSGKTTPSGLGWMGLRPVK, encoded by the coding sequence TTGCCCAAGTTCGCCGCAAACCTGACCATGCTCTTCAAGGAGCTGCCCGAGCTAGAGCGTTTTGACGCCGCAGCCGAGGCCGGGTTTGAGGCGGTCGAGGTGCTGTTTCCCTATGATATGCAGGCAAGCGACATTCTGACCTCTCTGTCGCGCAATAAACTGTCCCTTGAATTGATCAATTGCCCGCCGCCGAACTACACGGGTGGCCCCCGCGGTTACGCTGCAATCCCGGGCGGAGAAGAACGGTTTCGCCACGACTTCAAGCGCACTTTAAGATACGCCAATGCCCTCGGCGCCCGGCTCGTACACATTATGGCGGGTCCCGCGCAGGGCCCGGAAGCCAGGGAAACATTTGTTGCCAATCTGCGGTGGGCCAGCGACATCGCTCAGAAACAGATGCTCACAATCGAGCCAATCAACGACAGCGATATGCCGGGCTACTTCTTGAACAATTTCGATCTTGCTGCGGACATTCTGGATGAGGTTGCTGCACCCAATCTGGCCCTGCAGTTTGACACCTACCACGCCTATCGCATCCACGGTGACGTGAAAGCATGCTGGGACAAGCACAACCATCTCGTAGGTCACATACAGATAGGCGGCATTCCGGACCGGCACGAACCCGCAGGCGGGCCTTTCGATTACCCCGCATTTTTTAAAATGCTGGATGAAACCGGCTATGACGGCGTTGTCAGCGCCGAGTATTTTCCGTCGGGGAAAACCACCCCTAGCGGCTTGGGTTGGATGGGGCTGCGTCCCGTAAAATAG
- a CDS encoding DUF58 domain-containing protein, with translation MSSVAHLRARAEAEAARLPPLLAQAEHLAGTVLLGEHGRRRSGLGDDFWQYRPVQPGDSLRMIDWRRSAKSDAQFVRQREWQVAQSVMLWVDAAPSMQFSSAKDGISKGERARVLALAVAILLIRSGERVGLTGTLLPPRRGEGQILRLTEMFLREDEGDYGTPETKAMLPHARALFVSDFMGDFAAFTQALTKAADRGVRGVCYQVLDPAEEDFPYRGRAVFESMGGSLTHETKKADDLRTRYIERLAERREQLKDLCRVTGWHYGTHHTGESAQAALLWLHQALEGRS, from the coding sequence GTGAGTTCAGTCGCCCATCTTCGTGCCCGTGCGGAAGCTGAAGCCGCACGCCTGCCGCCACTTTTGGCGCAGGCAGAGCATCTTGCCGGCACGGTTTTGCTTGGGGAGCATGGGCGACGGCGGTCCGGATTGGGCGATGATTTCTGGCAGTACCGCCCCGTGCAACCCGGGGACAGCCTGCGGATGATTGACTGGCGTCGTTCCGCGAAATCGGATGCGCAGTTTGTGCGCCAGCGCGAATGGCAGGTTGCACAATCGGTAATGCTATGGGTGGATGCCGCGCCATCCATGCAGTTTTCGAGTGCGAAAGACGGGATCAGTAAGGGGGAACGCGCTCGCGTTCTTGCGCTCGCGGTTGCGATCTTGTTGATCCGAAGCGGTGAGAGGGTCGGCTTAACCGGGACGTTGTTGCCGCCACGCCGAGGTGAAGGGCAGATCTTGCGCCTAACCGAAATGTTTTTGCGCGAGGACGAAGGCGACTACGGCACCCCGGAAACCAAGGCCATGCTGCCACACGCGCGGGCGCTGTTTGTTTCGGATTTCATGGGCGACTTCGCGGCTTTCACACAGGCTTTGACCAAGGCGGCGGATCGTGGGGTGCGCGGTGTGTGCTATCAGGTTCTGGATCCGGCGGAGGAAGATTTCCCATACCGTGGGCGGGCTGTATTCGAAAGCATGGGTGGGTCATTGACCCATGAAACCAAAAAGGCCGACGACCTACGGACACGCTATATCGAGCGACTGGCCGAGCGGCGCGAACAGCTTAAAGATTTGTGCCGCGTAACGGGGTGGCACTATGGCACTCACCACACAGGTGAAAGCGCACAGGCAGCATTGTTGTGGCTTCATCAGGCTTTGGAGGGTCGCTCTTGA
- a CDS encoding MliC family protein: MRFLSLSVALIVFSTRAFALDPSFDCAKAGSSAEEAVCASDALAALDLELARVYGLAATSDLSSERLNELKATQRGWIKGRDECWKSSLGLEACVGNEYAFRIAELRQGYAGAREGDGPSEGPFPYVCEGMDAPLSVTFINAEPPRAVVGMQDGTRVLVAGPSGSGVRYEGIDMVLHTKGKEAAVEIDGAASQCMQDDIG; encoded by the coding sequence ATGCGTTTTCTTTCCCTCTCCGTCGCCTTGATCGTTTTTTCCACCCGTGCGTTTGCGCTCGATCCGTCTTTTGATTGCGCCAAGGCGGGCAGTTCGGCTGAGGAGGCTGTGTGCGCCTCGGACGCTTTGGCGGCGCTCGATCTTGAACTTGCGCGTGTGTATGGCCTCGCAGCGACGAGTGATTTGTCGTCAGAGCGTTTGAATGAACTGAAGGCGACGCAGCGAGGATGGATCAAGGGGCGCGATGAGTGCTGGAAGTCGAGCCTCGGACTGGAGGCCTGCGTCGGCAATGAGTACGCTTTTCGAATTGCCGAGTTGCGACAAGGCTATGCCGGTGCCCGTGAGGGAGACGGCCCGTCAGAAGGTCCGTTTCCCTACGTTTGCGAAGGTATGGATGCCCCTTTGAGTGTGACATTTATCAACGCTGAACCACCACGCGCAGTTGTCGGAATGCAGGACGGAACGCGGGTGCTGGTGGCGGGTCCAAGCGGGTCGGGCGTACGCTATGAAGGTATTGATATGGTGCTGCACACCAAAGGCAAAGAGGCGGCGGTCGAAATAGACGGCGCCGCGTCTCAGTGCATGCAGGATGACATTGGCTGA
- a CDS encoding AAA family ATPase has translation MSEDTDLVAEIEALGEKLAAAKEAITKRFVGQERVVDLTLSSLLCGGHALLIGLPGLGKTRLVDTLSTVMGLHGNRVQFTPDLMPADILGSEVLEKGKGGTREFRFVPGPIFCQLLMADEINRASPRTQSALLQAMQEKQVTVAGADRPLDAPFHVLATQNPIEQEGTYPLPEAQLDRFLVQIDVPYPDRDTEREILLATTGVEEGEAHQVFTAEELIAAQTLLRRMPVGESVMEMILDLVRACRPDDPSASEAVRDHVSWGPGPRAAQALMMTVRSQALLHGRLAPNAQDVIDMAGPVLSHRMALTFAARARGESLPDLIAETVRRFDGVGAAA, from the coding sequence ATGAGCGAAGACACCGATCTGGTCGCCGAAATTGAAGCGCTGGGCGAGAAACTTGCAGCAGCCAAGGAGGCGATCACGAAGCGGTTTGTTGGACAAGAACGGGTCGTTGACCTGACTTTGTCATCGCTGCTGTGCGGCGGACACGCTTTGCTCATTGGGCTTCCGGGACTTGGCAAGACCCGATTGGTAGACACGTTGTCCACGGTGATGGGGCTCCATGGAAACCGTGTGCAGTTTACGCCCGACCTGATGCCGGCAGACATTTTGGGATCGGAAGTGCTGGAAAAAGGCAAGGGCGGCACCCGCGAATTCCGATTCGTGCCGGGCCCGATTTTCTGTCAGCTTTTGATGGCGGATGAGATCAACCGCGCGAGCCCGCGGACCCAGTCGGCACTATTGCAGGCAATGCAAGAGAAGCAGGTGACCGTGGCCGGCGCAGACCGTCCGTTGGATGCACCGTTTCATGTGCTGGCCACGCAGAACCCGATCGAGCAGGAAGGCACCTATCCTTTGCCCGAAGCCCAGTTGGACCGGTTTCTTGTGCAGATTGATGTTCCGTATCCGGACCGTGACACCGAGCGGGAGATTTTGCTGGCCACGACCGGAGTCGAAGAGGGGGAAGCACACCAAGTGTTTACCGCCGAAGAGTTGATTGCAGCACAAACCCTGCTGCGCCGGATGCCGGTTGGCGAAAGCGTGATGGAGATGATTCTTGATCTCGTCCGCGCCTGCCGTCCGGATGACCCAAGTGCAAGTGAGGCGGTCCGTGATCACGTCAGTTGGGGACCCGGGCCACGTGCTGCGCAGGCTCTCATGATGACCGTCCGTTCGCAGGCTTTGCTGCACGGTCGCTTGGCTCCGAACGCACAGGACGTGATAGATATGGCCGGACCGGTCTTGAGTCACCGGATGGCGCTGACGTTTGCTGCGCGGGCGCGTGGCGAGTCGCTGCCCGATTTGATTGCGGAAACCGTACGTCGTTTTGATGGCGTGGGAGCAGCTGCGTGA
- a CDS encoding THUMP domain-containing class I SAM-dependent RNA methyltransferase: MTQAPPKFEIFVVTAPGLEKPLAAEMREAGFKKPKMMPGGVRFRGNWQDVWRANLTLRGAVKVLARVASFQTMHLNQLEGLTADLPWRSFLRTDTPVRVDVVTQKSKIYHAGAAKERVEKGLRAALDVETTDDAPVTLKTRIDNNMVTFSLDTSGDSLHKRGFKAAVAKAPMRETMASMFLRQMEYDGTQTVLDPMCGSGTFVIEAAEIAAGLLPGRARAFAFEHLATFDAAIWADMRATDAQPASARFYGSDKDAGAIRMSQDNAERSGVSELCTFTHTSVGDLEAPDTAPGIVIVNPPYGTRIGDKKPLYALHASLGRALKERFTGWRVGLVTSDTGLAKSTGLPLETPFAPVAHGGLTVKLHTCQL, translated from the coding sequence ATGACCCAAGCACCGCCAAAGTTCGAGATCTTCGTCGTCACCGCACCCGGCCTTGAAAAGCCACTCGCAGCAGAAATGCGCGAAGCGGGCTTCAAAAAACCCAAAATGATGCCAGGAGGGGTGCGCTTCCGCGGCAACTGGCAGGATGTCTGGCGCGCCAATCTGACGCTGCGCGGCGCGGTCAAGGTATTGGCACGCGTGGCATCGTTCCAGACCATGCACCTCAACCAGCTTGAAGGCCTGACCGCAGACCTGCCATGGCGCTCTTTTCTCCGCACCGATACTCCGGTGCGCGTCGATGTGGTGACTCAGAAATCAAAAATCTACCATGCCGGCGCGGCCAAGGAACGCGTCGAAAAAGGGCTGCGCGCCGCGCTCGATGTTGAAACAACCGACGACGCGCCTGTGACTCTCAAAACGCGCATCGACAACAACATGGTGACCTTCTCGCTCGACACCTCCGGAGACAGCCTGCACAAACGCGGCTTCAAAGCCGCCGTCGCCAAGGCTCCCATGCGCGAAACGATGGCATCCATGTTCCTGCGCCAAATGGAATATGACGGCACTCAGACTGTGCTTGATCCCATGTGCGGCTCCGGAACATTCGTGATCGAAGCCGCCGAAATCGCCGCGGGCCTTCTTCCAGGCCGCGCGCGCGCATTTGCCTTCGAACATCTTGCCACATTCGACGCTGCTATCTGGGCAGATATGCGCGCAACCGACGCCCAACCTGCTTCAGCCCGCTTCTATGGTTCGGACAAGGATGCCGGCGCCATACGCATGTCACAGGACAATGCGGAACGGTCCGGCGTGTCAGAACTATGCACCTTCACGCACACCTCTGTAGGCGATTTGGAAGCCCCCGACACCGCACCCGGCATTGTCATTGTGAACCCGCCATATGGCACGCGTATCGGCGACAAAAAACCGCTGTATGCTCTTCATGCCAGCCTTGGTCGCGCTCTGAAAGAACGGTTTACTGGTTGGCGCGTCGGTCTCGTGACCTCGGACACCGGCCTTGCCAAATCTACCGGCCTGCCCCTTGAAACGCCCTTTGCGCCGGTGGCCCATGGTGGCCTGACGGTGAAACTGCATACCTGCCAGCTTTAG
- a CDS encoding cysteine dioxygenase family protein, with the protein MQLESLITQLRAAAVGENPRADIKSLMQGALSDPEAFAAVLPEFEDDDVVLFEDDTISVWHCRFQPGKTVPPHDHKMLATIAVYRGAERNDFYERSVDGGLRKSSEVRLGAGDVFQIGPSAIHAVGCASEEPCCGIHVYLGELTKVDRSLFDLSSGNAMPFTDENYYKLVAED; encoded by the coding sequence ATGCAGTTGGAGAGTCTGATCACGCAGCTTAGGGCTGCGGCAGTCGGGGAAAACCCGCGGGCGGATATCAAGTCTTTGATGCAGGGAGCGTTGTCCGATCCCGAAGCCTTTGCTGCGGTTCTGCCGGAGTTTGAAGACGATGATGTGGTCCTGTTTGAGGATGATACGATTTCGGTCTGGCATTGCCGATTTCAGCCCGGGAAAACCGTGCCACCGCACGACCACAAGATGCTTGCGACAATTGCGGTCTATCGTGGCGCTGAACGGAACGATTTTTACGAGCGTTCCGTTGACGGAGGCCTCCGGAAAAGCAGCGAAGTTCGGTTGGGAGCGGGGGATGTATTCCAGATCGGCCCGAGTGCAATCCATGCAGTGGGTTGCGCCAGCGAGGAGCCGTGTTGCGGAATTCATGTCTATCTTGGTGAACTGACCAAGGTGGACCGCTCGCTGTTTGACCTGAGCAGCGGCAACGCGATGCCTTTCACGGATGAAAACTACTACAAGCTTGTGGCGGAGGACTAA
- a CDS encoding aromatic amino acid transaminase: MLTNLTEQPKDKILGLMAQYREDPRATKVDLGVGVYKNAQGVTPVMRAVKAAERKLVEEQETKAYTGLAGDPAYSNAMCDLLLADSVDRARLAAAATPGGTGAVRQAFELVKQMSPNARVFVSDPTWPNHVSILGYLGIEVVKYRYFDTETRGVNFAGMMEDLAGVTKDDVILLHGCCHNPTGANLNLTEWQSVIDLILEKGCLPMIDIAYQGFGDGLEEDAAPTRLVASQVPELLIAASCSKNFGIYRERTGLLIAIGENAENTPVVQGNLNHLNRQNFSFPPDHGARVVTTILTDPELKADWMAELEETRLGMLKLRQQLADELQRLSGSNRFGFLAQHRGMFSLLGTTPDLVEKMRVDNAIYMVGDSRMNIAGLNENTIPMLAQAIVDAGV; the protein is encoded by the coding sequence ATGCTCACCAATCTCACAGAGCAACCCAAAGACAAAATCCTCGGCCTGATGGCCCAGTACCGCGAAGACCCCCGTGCCACCAAGGTGGATCTGGGCGTAGGCGTGTACAAAAACGCGCAGGGTGTCACTCCAGTCATGCGCGCGGTCAAGGCGGCTGAACGCAAACTGGTGGAAGAGCAGGAAACCAAAGCCTACACCGGTCTTGCTGGCGACCCGGCTTATTCCAATGCGATGTGCGACCTGCTGTTGGCAGATAGCGTGGATCGGGCACGTCTTGCTGCTGCAGCAACACCTGGTGGCACCGGTGCCGTGCGTCAGGCGTTTGAACTCGTCAAGCAGATGAGCCCGAACGCACGGGTGTTCGTGTCCGACCCAACGTGGCCGAACCATGTTAGCATTCTCGGCTATCTGGGCATCGAAGTGGTGAAGTACCGCTACTTTGACACAGAAACGCGCGGTGTGAACTTCGCTGGCATGATGGAAGACCTTGCTGGTGTGACCAAGGACGATGTGATCCTGCTGCACGGCTGCTGCCACAACCCGACAGGTGCAAACCTGAACCTGACAGAATGGCAGTCTGTGATCGATCTGATCCTTGAAAAGGGATGTCTGCCGATGATCGACATCGCCTATCAGGGCTTTGGCGATGGTCTTGAAGAGGATGCCGCGCCGACCCGTCTGGTGGCGTCGCAGGTGCCGGAACTTTTGATTGCAGCGTCTTGCTCGAAGAACTTCGGAATCTACCGCGAGCGCACCGGGTTGTTGATCGCGATTGGCGAAAATGCCGAAAATACACCGGTGGTACAGGGCAATCTGAACCATCTGAACCGCCAAAACTTTTCCTTCCCGCCCGACCACGGTGCACGAGTGGTGACAACTATTCTGACCGACCCCGAGCTCAAGGCTGACTGGATGGCAGAACTGGAAGAAACACGTCTTGGCATGTTGAAACTGCGTCAGCAGTTGGCGGATGAGTTGCAGCGTTTGAGCGGGTCCAACCGGTTCGGCTTCCTTGCACAGCATCGCGGTATGTTCAGCCTGTTGGGTACGACACCTGATCTGGTTGAAAAGATGCGTGTCGACAACGCGATCTATATGGTTGGCGATAGTCGCATGAACATTGCGGGTCTGAACGAGAACACGATTCCGATGTTGGCGCAGGCGATCGTTGACGCAGGCGTTTAA
- a CDS encoding DnaJ family domain-containing protein: MAHVMNAAIEMALEQASRTDAFQNLPGAGQPLEFLSRPSDAVIDRIMKENQAKPLAVGLKQQLTQASAQLQNMSDARERKEQMRLIADLQTRLGLELEAMQKYG; the protein is encoded by the coding sequence ATGGCACATGTTATGAACGCCGCGATTGAAATGGCCCTTGAGCAAGCTTCACGCACTGATGCATTCCAGAATTTGCCCGGGGCAGGTCAGCCGTTGGAATTCCTGAGCCGCCCAAGTGACGCAGTGATTGACCGCATCATGAAGGAAAACCAGGCGAAGCCGTTGGCCGTCGGGCTCAAGCAGCAATTGACGCAGGCCAGCGCGCAGCTTCAGAACATGTCGGACGCCAGAGAGCGGAAAGAGCAAATGCGTTTGATTGCGGATTTGCAGACGCGTTTGGGTCTCGAACTTGAAGCGATGCAGAAATACGGGTGA
- the smpB gene encoding SsrA-binding protein SmpB yields the protein MAKKKKDTDPNYKVIAENRRARFDYAIEDDLEVGVVLTGSEVKSLREKSGNIAESYAAVEDGELWLVNSYIAPYERAMFPHLERRKRKLLVSRKQVSDLWNATQRKGMTLVPMVMYFNHKGLVKMKIGIAKGKKNHDKRATEAKRDWGRQKQRLLRHGD from the coding sequence ATGGCGAAGAAAAAGAAAGATACGGATCCCAACTACAAGGTGATCGCCGAGAACCGGCGGGCACGGTTTGACTATGCCATCGAGGATGATCTCGAGGTGGGCGTTGTCCTGACCGGGTCCGAGGTCAAATCGCTGCGCGAAAAGTCGGGCAATATCGCCGAAAGCTATGCGGCCGTCGAGGACGGTGAACTTTGGCTGGTGAACTCTTATATCGCGCCATATGAGCGGGCGATGTTCCCCCATCTTGAAAGACGCAAACGCAAGCTTCTGGTCAGCCGGAAACAGGTGAGCGATCTTTGGAATGCCACCCAGCGCAAGGGCATGACGCTTGTGCCCATGGTGATGTACTTCAATCACAAAGGCCTTGTGAAAATGAAGATCGGTATCGCCAAAGGTAAGAAAAACCACGACAAACGCGCGACCGAAGCCAAACGGGATTGGGGGCGTCAGAAGCAGCGTCTGCTACGCCACGGCGATTGA
- a CDS encoding DUF1285 domain-containing protein: MAKTMSAQFPVKPTVNDLAATATAAMKERGPAPVHLWNPPFCGNIDMRIAKDGTWFHEGGPITRPAMVKLFSSILRKEGDAYFLVTPVEKVGITVEDAPFVAQNMEVEGSGDTQVLRFETHIGESATAGPENPIRVEIRNGEPAPYVTVRADLEAKIDRKTFYRMVDVAEEQDIDGTAWFGVRSSGVFFPMIPAADLA, encoded by the coding sequence ATGGCAAAAACAATGAGCGCACAATTTCCCGTGAAACCGACAGTTAATGATCTGGCTGCCACAGCCACTGCCGCCATGAAGGAACGCGGGCCGGCGCCTGTGCACCTTTGGAATCCCCCGTTCTGCGGCAATATCGACATGCGTATCGCCAAGGATGGCACGTGGTTTCACGAGGGTGGGCCAATCACACGTCCCGCCATGGTCAAACTGTTTAGCTCAATTCTGCGCAAGGAAGGGGATGCCTATTTTCTGGTCACTCCGGTCGAGAAGGTGGGAATCACGGTCGAAGATGCGCCCTTTGTCGCCCAGAACATGGAAGTCGAAGGAAGCGGCGACACGCAGGTGTTGCGCTTTGAAACCCACATCGGTGAATCCGCGACGGCCGGTCCCGAGAACCCCATTCGGGTCGAAATCCGAAACGGGGAACCCGCGCCCTATGTTACGGTCCGCGCCGATCTGGAGGCTAAGATCGACCGAAAAACTTTCTATCGCATGGTGGATGTTGCCGAAGAGCAGGACATCGATGGCACCGCGTGGTTCGGCGTGCGATCATCCGGCGTTTTCTTCCCAATGATCCCTGCTGCAGATCTGGCTTAG
- a CDS encoding class I SAM-dependent DNA methyltransferase, translated as MPNFFDTDVAETYDATHGGSDPELIARTVEVLADLAADGPVLEFAVGTGRIALPLAAQGVPVSGIELSEPMVAQMRAKPGGADIPTAIGDMTCTRVAGDFALVFLVFNTIDNLTTQDAQVACFENAAAHLVSGGRFVVETLIPPLQRLPLGEIRLPFANDSDHWGVDEFDVTTQNYSSHHIWLSDGQAEHLTVPFRYAWPAELDLMARIAGMQLEHRWADWSRKPFTNLSRSHVSVWKKTG; from the coding sequence ATGCCCAATTTTTTCGACACTGATGTCGCCGAAACCTATGACGCAACACATGGCGGCAGCGACCCCGAACTCATAGCGCGCACAGTGGAAGTTCTTGCGGATCTCGCTGCTGATGGCCCTGTGCTTGAGTTTGCGGTCGGGACCGGACGCATCGCCTTGCCACTGGCCGCACAAGGCGTTCCGGTCTCTGGCATAGAACTGTCCGAGCCGATGGTCGCGCAAATGCGCGCCAAACCCGGCGGCGCAGACATCCCCACCGCCATTGGTGACATGACCTGCACCCGCGTGGCCGGCGACTTCGCTTTGGTTTTTCTGGTCTTCAACACGATCGACAACCTGACCACGCAAGACGCTCAGGTCGCCTGCTTTGAAAACGCGGCTGCTCACCTTGTGTCTGGTGGCCGCTTTGTCGTCGAAACCCTGATACCGCCCCTCCAGCGTCTACCGTTGGGGGAAATCCGCCTGCCCTTTGCCAACGACTCGGACCATTGGGGTGTGGACGAGTTTGACGTCACCACGCAAAACTACAGCTCGCATCACATCTGGCTCAGCGACGGGCAGGCCGAACACCTGACTGTCCCGTTCCGCTATGCATGGCCCGCCGAGTTGGATCTTATGGCGCGGATCGCGGGCATGCAGCTGGAGCACCGCTGGGCCGATTGGAGCCGCAAGCCTTTCACCAACCTCAGCCGCAGCCATGTCTCTGTCTGGAAAAAGACGGGCTAG
- the sseA gene encoding 3-mercaptopyruvate sulfurtransferase has translation MALDDPKTLVSTDWLAAHLKDPDLRILDASWYLPAMGRDAKAEYAQAHIPNARFFDIDDISDARSEMPHMAPPVEKFMSRLRAMGVGDGHQVVVYDGHGIFSAARVWWLFRLMGQMDVAVLDGGLPKWIKEGRETDDLPPVIRDRHMTVRRHNQLVRDVTQVAHAAKLGDHEIVDARGAERFRGEAAEPREGLRAGHIPGSKNIPFTTVLNADGTMKAPEELRTVFEAAGVDLSKPAITTCGSGVTAAILSLAMERFGKSDHSLYDGSWAEWGAFPTMPVATGEA, from the coding sequence ATGGCTTTGGACGATCCGAAAACGCTGGTCTCGACCGACTGGTTGGCGGCCCATCTGAAGGACCCTGATCTGCGCATTCTGGATGCCAGCTGGTATCTTCCGGCGATGGGACGCGATGCGAAGGCCGAGTACGCTCAGGCGCATATTCCAAATGCGCGTTTCTTTGACATTGACGATATTTCTGACGCTCGGAGTGAGATGCCCCATATGGCTCCTCCGGTGGAGAAATTCATGTCGCGTCTGCGCGCCATGGGGGTTGGCGACGGGCATCAGGTGGTGGTCTATGACGGGCACGGCATTTTCTCGGCCGCGCGGGTCTGGTGGCTGTTCCGCTTGATGGGGCAGATGGATGTCGCAGTGCTTGACGGCGGACTTCCCAAATGGATCAAGGAAGGGCGCGAGACAGACGATTTACCGCCAGTGATCCGCGACCGCCACATGACGGTGCGCCGCCACAACCAACTTGTGCGAGATGTGACGCAGGTGGCTCATGCTGCAAAGCTGGGAGATCACGAGATCGTCGATGCACGCGGTGCCGAGCGGTTCCGTGGCGAGGCGGCAGAGCCTCGCGAAGGCCTTCGAGCCGGGCACATTCCGGGCTCCAAGAATATTCCGTTCACAACTGTCTTGAACGCCGATGGCACTATGAAAGCGCCTGAGGAGCTACGCACTGTGTTCGAAGCGGCAGGCGTGGACCTAAGCAAGCCGGCCATCACAACCTGCGGATCGGGCGTGACCGCCGCGATCCTGAGCCTCGCCATGGAGCGGTTCGGCAAGTCCGACCATTCGCTCTATGACGGATCCTGGGCCGAGTGGGGCGCTTTCCCCACGATGCCTGTAGCCACCGGAGAAGCCTGA
- the hemP gene encoding hemin uptake protein HemP, whose translation MTIQFSDSTHLTSTPVHDADILTGTNGLAHIRLNDQLYTLRITRAGKLILTK comes from the coding sequence ATGACGATTCAATTCAGCGATTCCACTCACTTGACGTCCACACCGGTGCATGACGCCGACATTCTGACCGGAACCAACGGTTTGGCCCACATTCGCTTGAATGATCAGCTTTACACCCTGCGCATCACCCGCGCCGGCAAGCTGATCCTGACAAAATGA